The Bradysia coprophila strain Holo2 chromosome IV, BU_Bcop_v1, whole genome shotgun sequence genome includes a region encoding these proteins:
- the LOC119066839 gene encoding protein disulfide-isomerase: MWLLNTLVILSVFGAIYGDADVKTEDGVLVLTTDNFQSVIENNEFVLVEFYAPWCGHCKSLAPEYAKAAKELEEKGSPIKLGKVDATEETKLAEDFAIRGYPTLKFFRSGSPIEYGGGRQADDIVNWLSKKTGPAALEIETVEAAEEFIKSQPVVVVGFFKDRESAEAKTFVSVANGVDDFPFAITSNEDVYAKYEAQCGSIILFKNFDEGKSVYDGESSEESIKKFVAVQSMPLIVDFNHESAQKIFGGDIKSHLLMFISKEAGHVEKYAEPAKELSRGFRNKVLFVTIDADEEDHQRILEFFGMKKEEVPAMRLIRLEDDMAKYKPKNPELSPENIKSFVQDFLDGKLKQHLLSQDLPDDWDKTPVKTLVSTNFDEVAFNKDKDVLVEFYAPWCGHCKQLAPIFDQLGEKYKDSETVVIAKIDSTANELEHTKITSFPTLKYYKKGDNEVVDYNGERTLEGFVKFIESGGQQVEEEAEDAEDSSEEKEHPKDEL; this comes from the exons ATGTGGTTGTTAAATACTTTAGTAATTTTATCGGTATTCGGTGCAATTTACGGTGATGCCGATGTGAAAACTGAAGATGGAGTTTTGGTGTTAACAACAGACAATTTCCAGTCGGTCATTGAGAATAATGAATTCGTCCTAGTTGAATTCT ATGCACCATGGTGTGGACACTGCAAAAGTTTAGCTCCTGAATACGCCAAGGCTGCCAAGGAATTGGAAGAAAAAGGATCACCAATTAAACTCGGCAAGGTCGATGCAACCGAAGAAACAAAACTTGCCGAAGACTTTGCCATCCGTGGTTATCCAACATTGAAATTCTTCCGCAGTGGTTCACCAATTGAATACGGAGGTGGTAGACAAGCTGATGATATCGTTAACTGGTTGAGCAAGAAAACCGGACCAGCTGCTCTTGAAATTGAAACTGTTGAAGCCGCCGAAGAATTCATCAAGAGTCAACCGGTTGTCGTTGTCGGTTTCTTCAAGGATCGTGAATCTGCTGAAGCCAAGACATTCGTCAGTGTTGCCAATGGTGTTGACGATTTCCCATTCGCCATTACCAGCAACGAAGATGTCTATGCCAAATACGAAGCTCAATGCGGttccatcattttgttcaagaaCTTCGACGAAGGTAAATCCGTTTACGATGGAGAATCATCCGAAGAATCGATCAAGAAATTCGTCGCTGTCCAATCTATGCCATTGATTGTTGACTTCAATCATGAGTCGGCACAAAAGATCTTCGGCGGAGACATCAAGAGTCACTTGTTGATGTTCATTTCAAAGGAAGCCGGACATGTTGAAAAATACGCTGAACCAGCTAAGGAATTGTCGAGAGGATTCAGAAACAAAGTATTGTTCGTTACCATCGATGCTGACGAAGAAGACCATCAACGAATTTTGGAATTCTTCGGCATGAAAAAGGAAGAGGTCCCAGCTATGCGATTGATCCGTTTGGAAGACGATATGGCCAAATACAAGCCAAAGAATCCTGAATTGTCGCCAGAAAACATCAAGTCATTCGTACAAGACTTCTTGGATGGTAAATTGAAGCAACACTTGCTCAGCCAAGATCTTCCAGATGATTGGGACAAGACACCAGTCAAGACACTCGTATCGACCAACTTCGATGAAGTCGCTTTCAACAAAGACAAGGACGTTTTGGTTGAATTCTATGCTCCATGGTGCGGTCACTGCAAACAAT TGGCACCAATCTTCGATCAACTCGGCGAGAAATACAAGGATTCCGAGACAGTTGTCATCGCCAAAATCGATTCCACCGCCAACGAATTGGAGCACACCAAAATCACATCTTTCCCAACGTTGAAGTACTACAAGAAGGGCGACAATGAAGTCGTCGACTACAACGGCGAACGAACATTGGAAGGTTTCGTGAAGTTCATCGAAAGCGGCGGCCAACAGGTGGAAGAGGAAGCCGAAGATGCCGAAGATTCATCCGAAGAAAAGGAACATCCAAAAGACGAACTATAA